In Miscanthus floridulus cultivar M001 unplaced genomic scaffold, ASM1932011v1 os_2496_1_2, whole genome shotgun sequence, the DNA window agagtcttccactgtgacaccttttcgaaagttcttcttgtctctcctgaatgggtggtcaagagggaggaattgtcgatgtttgtcaaacgaagaaaacttgccccccttctccaaccgaaagaactccacagctgacttgcatatcgggcatggcatcttcgtgtgaacacactagccacaaaataacccataagccaggaagtcatgcatggaataatggtaccaaatatgcattctgaagtttgtctttgtgaatcggtcgtatgtcactaccccttcgtcccatgcacggaccaaatcgtctatcaaaggctccatgtacacactcatattagcccccgggtgtcctggaattataagtgacaagaaaatattttgccgttgaaaggcgacgccaggtgggaggttgagagggatgacgaatacgggccaacatgtgtatggtgaagaacccattccataaggattgaacccatcagttgccagtgcaatgcgtacattacgagcctcatcagctttgtcggtatgcttccgatcgaagcttttccatgattcaccatcggacggatgtatcatcttgtcagtgtatcggcgtccagttttgtgccacgtcatctgttttgcggattcctcgctcatgaaaagccgttggatcctcggtatgaaaggaaggtacctcaggatctttgcgccgacttttgtttgcgtcttccaaccatcaccagattctaactcaatgtacctagatgccttacacttcggacagtacttatcgtcagcatgttctcccctgaataagatgcatccgttcggacaagcatgtatctgctcgtacgacatcttgagtgcacaaaggattttatttgactcatatgtgttctttggcagaacgtgatcatccggaagtagggtgccaactactgtcaacagttgatcgaaggattctctactccagctaaactgggacttcacagccattagacgtgcaatggcatccagtttagaaacattggtgcgcccgtgaaggggttgttgtgccgcatccaacatggcgtaaaacgcctttgcagtttgctctggctcctgctctgcacttccttcatcgaaagccatgtcatggtcatttaacatttctgccaccccggcttcagaatcaaactcctcgatccgttgtctcacgacctcttctctcgcacgatggcgttcaccatgcatggtccaccgggtatagttctctacaaatccattgttgacaagatctttactcatctcctcatatgttttcattgccttgttcttacacttcctacagggacaccaggcatgtcgccgtccgtttgcaaatgccttcgtcatgaaatcattggccttctcaatccattcatttgtgtattgacccctcttctgatagcccgtgtacatccactgacggtcatccatcctaacatatagacgatattgcagtttagagcaatagagtagtagtgcgagagaaaaaccatatgagatgataaagagacattcatgttcttggtcgaCACTTGGAAATACAAGCGTCACGGTATCTGTCTGGATCTAAGAAGCATAGTGTAATTGCACACATAATCTTATATTTTTTGCCTCCTCTCACCTTCAATCAGCTAGGCCAACTAATTATTCCCAGCTCCTTTTTAGGTGCCACCGTCTCTAAAGACTATTCTGTGTACTTGACTGTATCTATTTTTTCTCTTTGGTTCTTTCCTCATGTGTTATTCTTGGTTGTTGTCTGGCACATGCTTTTATTTGTTGCTTTCTTTGTGAGGTAAGAATCTGAAAGGCTTAATAGTGGCTTCTTCTGCTTGTTTCAACTGATCAAAGAgaagtatttttttgtgcaaattgtGTGCCACTGGTGGGTAGGTTAAGCAGCATATATATTCGTGCAAATCTTATATTATAATATCATCATACTACACATGCATATATAGTTCAGGCATTGCATTCATCATATACATTCCTTACAGATAAGAGtctcctttttatttgttttattttctctttgcaCATAAGGTCCATTTATCTATTGGTCCCCTTTATTACTCTTTTGGATATTCATTGTGCTGTCAATCAGGCATGCATGTTCATATATGTAAAAAACAAAGGATATTAATTAAGCTCCTATAGATATGTAGACAAGGTATGTGCTATGTGCATTACACTTAATTAGGAGTATTAATTAGATAACTAATATGGCTGTCCAATTCGAACACCTAAATCAGTACTAATAACACTAAAATATGGTACTCGATTGAATCTATAGCTAGCTAAACCACCTTGCAATTAGCCAGCCAATTCTATGGGCCCACAAGTTTATAGCTAGCTGTACTAATAATTTGCTAGCTAGATATATAGCCATCTTCCATTTATTAACATAAATAAATATACATAACACTATATGTTGCCCACTATAATAATGGTGGCAGGTCAATATTGTGTACCAATTCCTTAATTTGGAGGCTTCTATACCAATGCGACAAAATATATACTCATTTCATCTAGTCTGCGCTCTGTCAGCTTATTCGTGTATGCACAAGCTAATTATTATGTTTTTATCTGTTGCACTGCATAGTGGGCTAGTATTCAAATCCAACAGAATATCTAACTATGAGAGCATTTTAGCATGCTGTGAACGAATTATATGAAGTTTCCATTATGCATGCCAAATTAAAGTTTAATCAGCAGTTCACATAAGCATATTGTATTTTCTTCCCCTTATTATTAGTGAAATAATTACATTGCAGTTAAGCAAGAACAAAATATGCACTGAGTGAAATACATATACGCCGGGTAGACATCACACATGGTTAAGTGACAATGCAACATTCAACTTAATTTGGAGTGAACTTGATGGAAACAAGTGTGTAACTGAATGTATGAACACGTGTGTAAGAATGACAACATTCAAGCCAACCCTGCGATATTGCAATATAAATTATGAAACAAGTGAATCTAAGACGACTTAACATTTTTAACTTTATTTCACAATAAAGTTGTAAGCTAACATACAAAAGGGCATACAATGCGTTTTAAGAATTATTCCTCTTATTAAGGAAAAGCTTGAGATTCCTTCCTTGGTGCTCAACTAACTACTCAATGTAGCTTACTCATTTTCCCTAAATGGTGATCTGGTTACACTTTCCTAGAAAAGAAATAGGGTCCTTGATTTATCAAGGACTCATCCATTTACTTTGTTTTACTAGTAGAAGCAATGATCTAATCAAGCACTACACTGGTATATGTATTATGCTAAAGCATGCAGGATGCATATACATCACCATGAGGAAATGCATAAATGACAAATGACACAGTAAcatgtgtgctctgttctccacTTCGTAAGCTCTGTTCTCACTAGCTCATAGATTCCTCTCATACACCAACACTGCGATTCCCTGTATGCCTGACAGCTGAGTTAACCTATACTAGTACTCCTTTCCATTCATACACTCTGTCACAGTTCTGTGATCAATAATCAGAAATCGGCAGGGAGCTGCTGCCATCAAAACTTCAGATCGACCAGGCTAAGGCAAGATTGAAGTTTCCAAGGACCCATACATGACACTACGAATATAGATTAGCACTGGCATCAAAAGTTCTCATCTGGTTGGAATTGTGTGCCTCTTTTTTCTTGAACTAACACTGGATTAAATACATTCAAACAAGTCCATGTCGGATTAATTTAGTCTGCATATATACAGTTCGTCTACCACAATCATGTCTTTTCTGTGACGGAAAAAAACGAAAATGATAAGGTCTAGAATCCTATGGCTGTGAGCATCAGAATAAGTCATGCATATCGTTTTTTTGCAATCTGAGAAGATAGATTAGCAACAAACCTCGGCAATGGATGAGGTTGCAGCCCTTCCTttcccggtggcggcggctgtgggggaccgcccggtggcggcggtggtggaggggaggaggcggccgcggcggtggagcTTCTTGTTGTGGGAGAGGAGGGAGTCGTTGTCGGCCTTGACGGCGTCGAGCTGGAGCTTCAGCGCGTCGTCTTTCACCGCGCGCGCCGGTTCTACGAcggcgtggaggggaggaggcggccgcggcggtggggaggcgccggcgacggcggggaggcgccggcgtcggcgtggagcgcgcgggcgcaagtgcgggggacggcggggaggcgccggcgcgggggacggcggcggtgcggcggggATGCGCGGGCGTGCGGTGTGGGTGTCGTCtgcacgatttgagggagaaacgactaagtgaatgcctctgtttaccgagtgcctaaatatacggcactcggtaaactcaagcaccgcagcccaattacatgtgggcctggtacatgtttaccgagtgcccagatctacggcactcggtaaacagaagcaccaCAGCCCAataacatgtgggcctggtacatgtttaccgagtgcctagatctacggcactcggtaaagagacaggtgggccgtggctaatctttaccgagtgtttgaggtcacactcggtaaaattctccattatttcatgcaaaaacaaaaatgaaaaaatgccaatttaatcctaaaattcaccaaactttcacatgaactatttcatgtcatctatttactatctaaaaaattccaagttcaaatcataatgttgaatttcactcttaatagaaatcctactcgtcattgtCAATGTTTAGtgtctctttgggagatgtaccggttcggcagcgacgaatgtaaaaatacttccgaaacgttatgaaaatttttctataatatagatgtatgcttcaatgttaattcttccaatctcgtgatttatcgagttcgattttaattattacaattaaatttacacgatatgtatctaattatcataaagaatgaaaattttgtgaaatatagtaaataaatcgaaataaacaccatattttggaatggagtactaaatatcatatgtggatgaggaaaaagaatgaagggaacaaacaagaaatttggttgaattttaccgagtgttgcgctagtacactcggtaaaagtagtgtttaccgagtgttgtgaacttacactcggtaaaactttattattaccgagtgcaaatacttctacactcggcaaacatgtcatgccgtgacgccgtttggcGCACGGTTGGTACACTAGGAGACGTGGCAGCTCAATACCGAGTGTCTctttttaccgagtgcgccccttCGGTAAAATTGTAGTTCTACCGAGTGTTTGAGGTTACCGAGTGTTCGGACTCGGTAAAGAGGtctactaccgggtgtttatgttttccgagtgttggcactcggtaataaatgttttccgagtgtcccgacttttgacactcggtaattgtctgggcactcggtaactacacagtctccggtagtgacAGCTCAAGGTCGTCGGACTGTTGGCAAGCGGACATCAGCCTCTGTGCTCCGCCGCTAACCTGCGCGTTGACGTCGCGGTGGTTGTTGACGTGTGCTCGCTCCTGCTGCCTCCGAGTCCTCATCGACAAACCAAGTGCCGGATCCACTCCTCCCTTCGCAGCATCCGATCGTACTTTGCCGGATCCGGCTGCTCCTTCGCCTCCGCCGGAGAGGGAGATCCCATCCTTGATGGCTGATGTGGGGCCGCCCATGATGTGGAGgacaggaggtggaggtggaggtggaggtggacccgAGCGGAGGGATTGCCgagcgcccacgcccgcgtggcCACGGCGGAGGAAGACGAAGAGGTGGATCACGTCGCTCGTTTCGCGAGGTGAGGGAAGCTGGGGACCACGCGAGGTGACGAAGAATGAATTTCCAATATATAAAAAgggcttgtttagattgcaacttttttcaacctgatgaatagtaccactttcgtcttatttagtaaatattgtccaatcgtagaccaattaggtttaaaagattcatctcgtgattttcaactaaactatgtaattagttatttttttatctacatttaatactctatacaagcggctaaaaattgatatgatggaaagagaatgaaaaaacttggaactttgataGGATCTAATCAAGGCCAAACTGTAGGAATGATACCACATGAATTGAAGTGTTGTACATCGTGAGACTCGCTCCACTAACTTCCATCATTATTATGCACTGAACATGAATAGAATCTTTTAGCTTCGTTTTAGTTCTAACATTTCTACCTTATTAggccatttttttaaaaaaatggagggaacagtacaccaaacaaagCTGAAGAATGTCAGCATGAATTTTAACAATGATTTTCGTCCCCCAATATACACCATAACCCGACATTCCTTACTAAATTCCTGCTTGCCAGCGCAACCAAGTCTCCTTGCACTCAAATTCCTGATAACTACTACGGAGTAATGTTTGTTTCGTGCCTTAATTATTCTCCGTGGTAACCTGGAATTTGTGTGCTCTTATCATCCGCTCACCCTCCATCATGGAGACAACAAGATCAGCAATAAGATAACTGAAACCCAAGACTGGATGTGCCTGAACTGGTTTACAGGGGAACGCTGTGCAGGATTAGCAGTGTAATTCTCAGAAAAAAGGTAGCTTAATTAAGTGAGGAACAGGTCCATCGCCTGAGGGGCAGCAAAGCACACCAGCTAGGGCTGGGCACTTTGGAGCCGAGAACTGTGAATCGAACCGAACCGAGCCAAACTATCGGTTTTTCGGTTCTTGGTTTGACGGATGCATGTTCTGATTGATTCAGTATTTAGGTTCCGGTGGCGGTTTTCAAACGATGAGAACGGAACACTCGAATATGGGAACTAGCCACTGGGGAACTATCATATATATTTATCTGTCCATCCACTATCTCTCTTCAATTTTATCTTACGTATAGATGGTGTACAATTTGGGCACTTTTGTTTTCTTTGTTGTTCCATTCcaaccaaattttttttttgaaagttactCTCCATTAATAAATTCCGCATCTAACTTAGTTGTCTTCACCCATTATGTGTGTAGGCTAGCTGGTTGATTGCCTCCTCCACTGCATCGTACCGCCACCACCGCTGCACGGAGAGAGTCAGCGACATGGATTTAACAACCATCCATGTGGCAGCATGTCTCACCATAGCTCTTTTGTTTCTGATCACCACTAAAATGATCATCCTACAAAGAAAAAATCTGAACAAAAAAGGGCCAGCACTTCCACCCGTTGTGAGTGTCGCTTCACTGATTGCTCTTCTACCTACACTCCTAACCAGGGGTCTCCCCACCGTGATCCATGGCCTACACGCAAAGCTGGGCACCGTGTTCACGATAAGCCTGTTTGGGGTGAAGAAGGTGACCTTTCTGGTTGGGCCAGAGGCCACAGCTCACTTCTTCCACGGCTCAGAGTCTGAGATCAGACAGTCGAATATCTACGAATTCAGTGTGCCCGTTGTTGGCCGAGGGGTTATGTATGATGTGGACTTGACTACGAGGAGCAGGCAGATCAGCTTCTGCACCGACGCGATAAAGTCGATGAACTTGAGAAGCCATGTTGATGCTGTGGTTCAAGAGGTGGAGGTATGTAATAAGCTATTCACACACACATATTCTCAATCAATTAATTTGATTTCTTGATGATGCATGTTCTCTGGATCGGATATCTTTTTCTTTATAATTATTAGTTAGTTCATGCTAACTATATATATAGCGTGTGTGTGCACATACCTGTTGTTTAGTACTTATTTCAGCTAACACAAAATGTGTAGGATTACTTTGCACAATGGGGGCAACATGGCGTTGTTGATCTAAAGCATGAGATTTGGCACTTGATCCTTGCCATCGCAAATCGGTGCTTGCTCGGAAAGCATATCCGAGACAACATGTTCGACCAAGTAGCCACACTCCTCAACGAACTCTTCGACAACACCTCCTCCATGATCAGCTTCTTTTTCCCATACCTCCCTATCCCGCAGCACCGCCGGCGTGACAAGGCACGCTCTAAACTTGGGGAGATTATCCACGAGGTGGTGAGAACACGCAGGAGCTCAGGCCTAGCCGAGAACGACGTGCTGCAGAGACTTGTAGACTCCAACTACATCAATGGTCGGCCCTTGACCGAGAGTGAGATCGCCGGGCTACTAGTCGGCATGGTGTTCGCAGGGCAGCACACCACCTCCAGCGCCGGCATCTGGACAGGAGCTTGCCTGCTCAGTGACGGTGGAAGAGACCACCTGGCGGCTGCTGTGGAAGAGCAGAGAGAGATCGTCGGTCGGCATGGGGAGCGCCTGGACTACGACATCTTGGAGGAGATGGTCACCTTGCATTGCTGCATCAAGGAGGCGCTGAGGCTGCACCCTCCAGCAATGATGTTGTTCCGTCACGCGAGCAAGGGCTTCAACGTGCGGTCAACAGAAGGCGACGTATATGGAATCCCTAAAGGACATACCTTGGTGACATGTATGGCAGTCAGCAACACCCTGCCATACATCTACAAGGATCCGCATGTGTATGATCCAAGTAGGTTTGGTCCGGAGAGAGAGGAGGACAAAGTTGGCGGCAGCAAGTTCTCCTACATGTCGTTCGGCACCGGTAGGCATGCTTGCCATGGGAAGGACTATGCTTACATGCAAATCAAGGCGATATGGAGCCATTTGCTGAGAAACTTTGACCTCGAATTGGTCTCCCCTTTTCCGGAGGAAGCATGGGAGAAGCTTGTTCCAGAGCCTAGAGGTAAAGTGATGGTTAGTTACAGGAGACGGGTGTGTTCTGCATGAAAGAAATTGCTAGGTTCTGTTCTTGCGTGTGGAGGACTACTGGGTGCAATAGGTACAACGGTGAAGGAGTGAAGGCATATGCCTCCATGGCTCCACCACACCATATTAATAAGAACCAATTCCAACATAAAAGTTCTACCAGTGGAG includes these proteins:
- the LOC136535068 gene encoding obtusifoliol 14-alpha demethylase-like, which produces MDLTTIHVAACLTIALLFLITTKMIILQRKNLNKKGPALPPVVSVASLIALLPTLLTRGLPTVIHGLHAKLGTVFTISLFGVKKVTFLVGPEATAHFFHGSESEIRQSNIYEFSVPVVGRGVMYDVDLTTRSRQISFCTDAIKSMNLRSHVDAVVQEVEDYFAQWGQHGVVDLKHEIWHLILAIANRCLLGKHIRDNMFDQVATLLNELFDNTSSMISFFFPYLPIPQHRRRDKARSKLGEIIHEVVRTRRSSGLAENDVLQRLVDSNYINGRPLTESEIAGLLVGMVFAGQHTTSSAGIWTGACLLSDGGRDHLAAAVEEQREIVGRHGERLDYDILEEMVTLHCCIKEALRLHPPAMMLFRHASKGFNVRSTEGDVYGIPKGHTLVTCMAVSNTLPYIYKDPHVYDPSRFGPEREEDKVGGSKFSYMSFGTGRHACHGKDYAYMQIKAIWSHLLRNFDLELVSPFPEEAWEKLVPEPRGKVMVSYRRRVCSA